In Bradysia coprophila strain Holo2 unplaced genomic scaffold, BU_Bcop_v1 contig_350, whole genome shotgun sequence, a genomic segment contains:
- the LOC119080928 gene encoding peptide transporter family 1-like isoform X1 has translation MTSPTTYKMIFSLEKFREKFPGAVPFILTICYLERYAAVSIIAILVLYLNRKLNIDPSASTAILHVNDFLVYFFTIVGGIVGDSWWGAFKTICWMLLVYAAGIAIVAVGAIESLNVSALALTCIGLITITVGSGGVRPNMNALSGIQYKLPDQAEQLNFFFSIQYFMMKFGAMTACFVAPILHADVKCFGMDDCYPLAFGVPAIVMLISFIIFLCGSSLYVTKPASGNMLVKVIGCIFHALGERLRHGRNESIHHWLDYSIVKYGQILVNETKVVLNILILFIPLPIYWSGILLQNSRWVFQASKMNGDIGWFVIKPDQMLAFNSALSLILFPLCEYVLYPLLAKIGVKSLLHRITFGGIISAIALGISAVIETQIEKHFLNILWLIPQYFFMVISENFVYIATVNFAYNEAPSNMKSVMTSFVFVTIAGGNLLIALVTGTKVFSALLYESLFFTILVFVDMICFWFIARRYNTQTNRNMSVL, from the exons ATGACA AGTCCTACAACatacaaaatgatattttcattGGAAAAGTTTCGAGAAAAATTTCCGGGTGCAGTGCCATTCATATTAACCATTTGCTATCTCGAGAGATATGCAGCCGTTAGCATCATTG CGATACTAGTTCTGtatttgaatagaaaattgaatattgatCCGAGTGCATCCACTGCAATCTTGCACGTAAACGATTTTTTGGTatattttttcacaattgTGGGTGGAATCGTTGGCGACAGTTGGTGGGGAGCCTTCAAAACTATCTGTTGGATGCTGTTAGTTTATGCAGCTGGTATAGCAATTGTCGCTGTTGGTGCTATCGAATCATTAAATGTTTCTGCACT AGCATTGACATGCATCGGATTGATAACAATTACTGTTGGCAGTGGAGGTGTCAGACCAAACATGAACGCTTTGAGCGGGATACAGTACAAATTACCAGACCAAGCAgaacaattgaatttctttttctcgaTTCAGTATTTTATGATGAAATTTGGGGCGATGACTGCTTGTTTTGTG GCACCAATTTTACACGCCGATGTGAAATGCTTCGGAATGGATGACTGTTATCCACTAGCGTTCGGAGTTCCAGCAATAGTCATGCTGATTtcgtttattatatttttgtgcGGCTCATCATTGTACGTAACGAAGCCTGCCAGCGGTAACATGTTAGTGAAAGTAATCGGCTGTATTTTT CACGCATTGGGTGAGAGACTAAGGCATGGTAGAAATGAATCCATTCATCATTGGTTGGATTACTCCATTGTAAAATACGGACAGATTCTCGTCAACGAAACGAAAGTCgttctaaatattttaattctgtTCATTCCTTTACCGATCTATTGGTCGGGCATATTACTGCAAAATTCAAGATGGGTCTTTCAAGCATCAAAAATGAACGGCGATATTGGCTGGTTCGTCATCAAACCGGATCAAATGTTAGCCTTCAATTCGGCATTGTCATTAATACTGTTTCCACTGTGCGAATACGTACTCTATCCCCTACTGGCGAAGATTGGTGTGAAATCCCTCTTACACCGCATAACCTTCGGTGGTATCATCTCGGCGATTGCTCTTGGCATATCAGCTGTAATCGAAACTCAAATTGAAAAgcattttttgaatattttgtggcTTATTCCACAGTATTTCTTTATGGTAATTTCGGAAAACTTTGTGTATATAGCAACGGTAAATTTTGCGTATAACGAagctccgtccaatatgaaatcCGTAATGACATCGTTTGTATTCGTTACGATTGCCGGTGGAAATCTATTAATTGCGCTAGTAACCGGAACAAAGGTTTTCAGTGCTCTGCTTTATGAATCACTATTTTTCACAATATTAGTTTTCGTAGACATGATTTGCTTTTGGTTCATTGCCAGACGGTATAATACCCAGACAAACAGGAATATGTCCGTGCTGTAA
- the LOC119080928 gene encoding peptide transporter family 1-like isoform X2, giving the protein MIFSLEKFREKFPGAVPFILTICYLERYAAVSIIAILVLYLNRKLNIDPSASTAILHVNDFLVYFFTIVGGIVGDSWWGAFKTICWMLLVYAAGIAIVAVGAIESLNVSALALTCIGLITITVGSGGVRPNMNALSGIQYKLPDQAEQLNFFFSIQYFMMKFGAMTACFVAPILHADVKCFGMDDCYPLAFGVPAIVMLISFIIFLCGSSLYVTKPASGNMLVKVIGCIFHALGERLRHGRNESIHHWLDYSIVKYGQILVNETKVVLNILILFIPLPIYWSGILLQNSRWVFQASKMNGDIGWFVIKPDQMLAFNSALSLILFPLCEYVLYPLLAKIGVKSLLHRITFGGIISAIALGISAVIETQIEKHFLNILWLIPQYFFMVISENFVYIATVNFAYNEAPSNMKSVMTSFVFVTIAGGNLLIALVTGTKVFSALLYESLFFTILVFVDMICFWFIARRYNTQTNRNMSVL; this is encoded by the exons atgatattttcattGGAAAAGTTTCGAGAAAAATTTCCGGGTGCAGTGCCATTCATATTAACCATTTGCTATCTCGAGAGATATGCAGCCGTTAGCATCATTG CGATACTAGTTCTGtatttgaatagaaaattgaatattgatCCGAGTGCATCCACTGCAATCTTGCACGTAAACGATTTTTTGGTatattttttcacaattgTGGGTGGAATCGTTGGCGACAGTTGGTGGGGAGCCTTCAAAACTATCTGTTGGATGCTGTTAGTTTATGCAGCTGGTATAGCAATTGTCGCTGTTGGTGCTATCGAATCATTAAATGTTTCTGCACT AGCATTGACATGCATCGGATTGATAACAATTACTGTTGGCAGTGGAGGTGTCAGACCAAACATGAACGCTTTGAGCGGGATACAGTACAAATTACCAGACCAAGCAgaacaattgaatttctttttctcgaTTCAGTATTTTATGATGAAATTTGGGGCGATGACTGCTTGTTTTGTG GCACCAATTTTACACGCCGATGTGAAATGCTTCGGAATGGATGACTGTTATCCACTAGCGTTCGGAGTTCCAGCAATAGTCATGCTGATTtcgtttattatatttttgtgcGGCTCATCATTGTACGTAACGAAGCCTGCCAGCGGTAACATGTTAGTGAAAGTAATCGGCTGTATTTTT CACGCATTGGGTGAGAGACTAAGGCATGGTAGAAATGAATCCATTCATCATTGGTTGGATTACTCCATTGTAAAATACGGACAGATTCTCGTCAACGAAACGAAAGTCgttctaaatattttaattctgtTCATTCCTTTACCGATCTATTGGTCGGGCATATTACTGCAAAATTCAAGATGGGTCTTTCAAGCATCAAAAATGAACGGCGATATTGGCTGGTTCGTCATCAAACCGGATCAAATGTTAGCCTTCAATTCGGCATTGTCATTAATACTGTTTCCACTGTGCGAATACGTACTCTATCCCCTACTGGCGAAGATTGGTGTGAAATCCCTCTTACACCGCATAACCTTCGGTGGTATCATCTCGGCGATTGCTCTTGGCATATCAGCTGTAATCGAAACTCAAATTGAAAAgcattttttgaatattttgtggcTTATTCCACAGTATTTCTTTATGGTAATTTCGGAAAACTTTGTGTATATAGCAACGGTAAATTTTGCGTATAACGAagctccgtccaatatgaaatcCGTAATGACATCGTTTGTATTCGTTACGATTGCCGGTGGAAATCTATTAATTGCGCTAGTAACCGGAACAAAGGTTTTCAGTGCTCTGCTTTATGAATCACTATTTTTCACAATATTAGTTTTCGTAGACATGATTTGCTTTTGGTTCATTGCCAGACGGTATAATACCCAGACAAACAGGAATATGTCCGTGCTGTAA
- the LOC119080931 gene encoding uncharacterized protein LOC119080931 isoform X1, with product MNILLISIFAVASLSIFPTKTMGTTDVQPEEPHALPLASAAGVIATQSNAGEIWQEDDREVLIRNERGTKNNSNGSGKKEKVKKVKNANENTSENTKVAESKPTCRYLKSPWSECDQKTNTRSRTLNLKKGEEGCVQTRTIQKKCKKACRYEKGTWSECANGQTSRSDKLKSTSDPTCQATREVNKNCNPAKGKGEKKERKNGKTDKGQRKSRA from the exons ATGAATATCCTGTTGATATCGATTTTCGCTGTTGCATCACTATCCATTTTCCCAACGAAAACAATGGGCACAACAGACGTGCAGCCAGAAGAACCACATGCCTTGCCACTAGCATCGGCAGCTGGTGTGATTGCAACACAAAGTAATGCTGGCGAAATATGGCAAGAGGACGATCGAGAGGTGTTGATACGAAACGAACGCGGGACCAAAAATAATAGTAACGGATCCGGTAAGAAGGAGAAAgttaaaaaagttaaaaatgcaaatgaaaatacAAGCGAAAACACAAAAGTTGCCGAATCGAAGCCGA CTTGCAGATACCTAAAGTCTCCATGGAGCGAATGTGATCAAAAGACTAACACCCGCTCGAGAACACTGAATTTGAAAAAGGGCGAAGAAGGCTGTGTTCAAACAAGAACCATTcagaagaaatgtaaaaaag CCTGCCGATACGAAAAGGGCACATGGAGCGAATGTGCAAACGGACAAACCTCACGATCAGACAAACTTAAATCAACCAGTGATCCTACGTGCCAGGCTACCCGAGAAGTCAACAAAAACTGTAATCCAGCGAAAGGAAAGGGCGAGAAAAAGGAACGCAAAAACGGCAAAACAGACAAAG GTCAGCGAAAGAGCCGTGCATAA
- the LOC119080931 gene encoding uncharacterized protein LOC119080931 isoform X2 has translation MNILLISIFAVASLSIFPTKTMGTTDVQPEEPHALPLASAAGVIATQSNAGEIWQEDDREVLIRNERGTKNNSNGSACRYLKSPWSECDQKTNTRSRTLNLKKGEEGCVQTRTIQKKCKKACRYEKGTWSECANGQTSRSDKLKSTSDPTCQATREVNKNCNPAKGKGEKKERKNGKTDKGQRKSRA, from the exons ATGAATATCCTGTTGATATCGATTTTCGCTGTTGCATCACTATCCATTTTCCCAACGAAAACAATGGGCACAACAGACGTGCAGCCAGAAGAACCACATGCCTTGCCACTAGCATCGGCAGCTGGTGTGATTGCAACACAAAGTAATGCTGGCGAAATATGGCAAGAGGACGATCGAGAGGTGTTGATACGAAACGAACGCGGGACCAAAAATAATAGTAACGGATCCG CTTGCAGATACCTAAAGTCTCCATGGAGCGAATGTGATCAAAAGACTAACACCCGCTCGAGAACACTGAATTTGAAAAAGGGCGAAGAAGGCTGTGTTCAAACAAGAACCATTcagaagaaatgtaaaaaag CCTGCCGATACGAAAAGGGCACATGGAGCGAATGTGCAAACGGACAAACCTCACGATCAGACAAACTTAAATCAACCAGTGATCCTACGTGCCAGGCTACCCGAGAAGTCAACAAAAACTGTAATCCAGCGAAAGGAAAGGGCGAGAAAAAGGAACGCAAAAACGGCAAAACAGACAAAG GTCAGCGAAAGAGCCGTGCATAA
- the LOC119080930 gene encoding transmembrane emp24 domain-containing protein 6-like, whose product MAPSTWHVYGSIFVYFYLCSVSTKYVNTEEVKRPFFENRPHVTMDFNINIDGGNQDCFTHFVQPDGAFFVSYRVLRGGDGMAGFAVQHPDNRLVHPYAVKDSSFYADDKSIGGYYNFCIDNHSFTSILVELYVSSFKIDGWQKYEKELEELHLNVANFTRIIDTVERNTNNMQQFQWQIRSLESRDIALLNDNYAYVQNWSIAQIIAIVLTCTFQVFFVRRLFDVKTGNLKMQI is encoded by the exons ATGGCTCCTAGTACGTGGCATGTATACGGTTCGATTTTCGTGTATTTCTATTTATGTTCCGTTTCCACTAAATATGTAAATACGGAAGAGGTTAAGCGTCCTTTTTTCGAGAATCGTCCACATGTTACCATGGACTTCAATATTAATATTGATGGAGGAAATCAGGATTGTTTTACTCATTTTGTACAACCGGACGGAGCATTCTTTGTTAGCTATCGG GTTCTTCGTGGTGGTGACGGTATGGCCGGATTTGCTGTTCAACATCCTGATAACAGATTAGTTCATCCGTACGCAGTGAAAGATTCATCGTTTTATGCAGACGACAAATCCATCGGTGGCTACTACAATTTCTGTATCGACAATCATTCCTTTACTAGCATATTAGTTGAATTGTATGTATCGTCGTTCAAAATTGATGGCTGGCAGAAGTATGAAAAAGAGCTTGAAGAACTTCATCTGAACGTGGCAAATTTTACG agAATCATAGATACTGTGGAGAGAAACACGAATAATATGCAACAATTTCAATGGCAGATACGGAGCTTAGAATCGCGAGACATTGCTCTGTTGAATGATAATTATGCATACGTTCAAAACTGGTCAATAGCTCAGATTATCGCAATTGTATTGACCTGCACATTTCAGGTGTTTTTTGTGAGAAGATTGTTTGACGTTAAAACTGGAAATTTGAAGATGCAAATATAA